The following coding sequences are from one Pigmentibacter sp. JX0631 window:
- a CDS encoding polymer-forming cytoskeletal protein translates to MFAKAKELKVMSSTQSIENVSKKFKGVPFSLLGSQTFFQGKVILKGEARLAGHIEGTIISEDVLIIEESALIKGEIQGVVIEVSGVFEGTIKAAELLRLTPTARVQGEIASYKLIVEEGAKLLGKLSCLDPPRHVKDDVTLAVVS, encoded by the coding sequence GTGTTTGCTAAAGCTAAGGAATTAAAAGTTATGTCATCCACACAAAGTATTGAAAATGTATCTAAAAAATTTAAAGGCGTCCCTTTTTCTCTCCTTGGAAGCCAGACATTTTTTCAAGGTAAGGTAATCTTAAAAGGTGAAGCGAGACTAGCTGGACATATTGAAGGGACTATCATTTCTGAAGATGTCTTAATAATTGAAGAATCTGCACTGATTAAAGGTGAAATACAAGGAGTGGTCATTGAGGTAAGCGGCGTTTTTGAAGGGACAATTAAAGCTGCCGAGCTTCTAAGATTAACACCGACAGCGCGTGTGCAAGGAGAGATTGCTTCATATAAATTAATAGTAGAAGAAGGTGCAAAATTATTAGGTAAATTGTCTTGTTTAGATCCTCCAAGACATGTTAAAGATGATGTTACTTTAGCAGTAGTAAGTTAA
- a CDS encoding penicillin-binding transpeptidase domain-containing protein — translation MKFVIKKYIKLLFITAISIIFCDLISIEASAQNKNVTILYSQNGKKIKGKAKSKNRKIGKGKKRRVREENFARTDAKTLYVTAQPVLFSAYNGSSLINQNRFNQAPIKVKAFTDPREALNNNGVAFSTPFGQIDWPEVASKIFFKNGKTYSYFKGYKLELTIDQQLQDAAEKYLTHTKILTGSTAIIDPKTGKILALSQNGGNRNAIISVSSRAPAASLMKIVTASAAIEKRNLNPYDEISFRGGCGNLRNGNWLADPARDNQHLTFAKAFGSSCNTAFARIALYDVGLSSLKYYAERFMFNKPIPSDVKLQTSMFLLPDPDTATPQEVAEAGAGFGATKLNPVHAALLSAAINNKGIMMAPYLVEAAFNTEGKEVYRAKPIQIGKIVSPQTALKVETLMLATIATGTSRRTFHKAGTRADADEIGGKTGTLLDPENRDVLYTWFSGIAPLNSPNSIAIGTVIASPQNWVIRASSVAQTTLADYLKLERSDGRVASRNN, via the coding sequence ATGAAATTTGTTATCAAAAAATATATAAAATTATTATTTATCACTGCTATATCTATAATATTCTGTGATTTAATTTCTATTGAGGCTTCTGCTCAAAACAAAAATGTAACAATTTTATACTCACAGAATGGTAAAAAAATTAAAGGCAAAGCAAAAAGTAAAAATAGAAAAATTGGAAAAGGAAAAAAAAGAAGAGTTAGAGAAGAAAACTTCGCTCGTACTGATGCTAAAACTCTTTATGTTACAGCTCAACCTGTTCTTTTTTCTGCCTATAATGGTTCTTCATTAATTAATCAAAATCGGTTTAATCAAGCACCTATTAAAGTAAAAGCCTTTACTGATCCAAGAGAAGCATTAAATAATAATGGAGTAGCTTTTAGCACACCATTTGGACAAATTGATTGGCCTGAGGTCGCCTCAAAAATATTTTTCAAAAATGGGAAAACATATTCTTATTTTAAAGGCTATAAATTAGAATTAACAATAGACCAGCAATTGCAAGACGCTGCTGAAAAATATTTAACTCATACAAAAATTTTAACAGGATCTACTGCCATTATTGATCCAAAAACTGGAAAAATTTTAGCTTTGTCGCAGAATGGAGGAAATAGAAATGCAATTATTTCAGTTTCTTCAAGAGCACCAGCGGCAAGTCTAATGAAAATTGTAACAGCTTCAGCAGCTATTGAAAAAAGAAATCTAAATCCTTATGATGAAATATCTTTTCGCGGGGGTTGTGGTAATCTAAGAAATGGAAATTGGCTCGCTGATCCAGCTCGTGATAACCAACACTTAACTTTTGCAAAAGCTTTTGGCTCAAGCTGTAACACTGCTTTTGCTAGAATAGCACTTTATGATGTTGGACTTTCATCTTTAAAATATTATGCTGAACGATTTATGTTTAATAAACCGATACCCAGTGATGTAAAACTTCAAACTAGTATGTTTCTATTACCAGATCCAGACACCGCAACACCTCAAGAAGTTGCTGAAGCAGGAGCTGGATTTGGAGCTACGAAACTCAATCCTGTGCATGCTGCTTTACTGTCTGCGGCTATTAACAACAAAGGAATCATGATGGCTCCATATCTTGTAGAAGCTGCTTTTAATACTGAAGGGAAAGAAGTCTACAGAGCAAAACCAATTCAAATTGGTAAAATAGTTTCACCACAAACTGCTTTAAAAGTTGAAACTCTTATGTTAGCTACAATTGCTACTGGGACAAGTAGAAGGACATTTCACAAAGCTGGAACTAGAGCAGATGCTGATGAAATTGGTGGTAAAACAGGTACTCTTCTTGATCCAGAAAATAGAGATGTTTTATACACTTGGTTTAGCGGTATTGCGCCTCTAAATAGTCCCAACAGTATTGCTATCGGAACAGTAATCGCAAGCCCACAAAACTGGGTTATACGTGCAAGCTCTGTAGCACAAACTACACTTGCGGATTATCTTAAACTTGAAAGAAGTGATGGAAGAGTCGCAAGTAGAAATAACTAA